The following proteins are encoded in a genomic region of Spirochaetota bacterium:
- a CDS encoding single-stranded DNA-binding protein — protein sequence MSKPIDLEGRVTHDPILRKTKTGKSVCVFAIAMDHPVKGEAKPYVSYIDIETWEKLADLCAENIKKGRLIQATGRLKQDRWQDDGGKSRSKIKLVSSQVKFIESLNSKHNEEVVLNS from the coding sequence ATGTCAAAACCAATTGATCTTGAAGGAAGAGTTACTCATGATCCAATCTTACGAAAAACAAAAACCGGTAAATCTGTATGTGTGTTTGCCATTGCTATGGATCATCCTGTGAAAGGTGAAGCTAAACCCTATGTTTCCTACATAGATATTGAAACGTGGGAAAAATTAGCCGACCTGTGTGCTGAAAATATTAAAAAAGGACGTCTTATCCAAGCAACTGGCCGTCTAAAGCAGGATAGGTGGCAGGATGATGGTGGGAAATCCCGATCAAAAATTAAACTTGTCTCAAGCCAGGTAAAGTTCATTGAATCATTAAACAGCAAGCACAATGAGGAAGTAGTTCTCAACTCTTAA
- a CDS encoding alpha/beta hydrolase-fold protein produces the protein MKQVFLVSGLFIAVCFALLHWSHQLQAQCTFVPGSYIITLPDAIHNPVKQIPVDIIISDSNCKKNILVLPGWNFSRKRWIEETSLRSEASKRGYNLILPEMAVTIYESNYYPETKRKWAQTPGSRWIKEILVPTLQKRGLLLEYQFNAVMGLSTGGRGAVLTALYNKGIFKAAASLSGDFDQTRMPNDKLMAAVYGPYEKFKVRWQTADNPYYMIDQWEIPLYLGHGTKDGIVPFEQTKIFYETLKKSKPECTIIFNQPANGHDFIYWNSEVVPVLEFFDDIYKKEK, from the coding sequence ATGAAGCAAGTTTTTCTTGTATCAGGTTTATTTATTGCTGTATGTTTTGCATTGTTGCATTGGTCTCACCAATTGCAGGCCCAATGCACCTTTGTGCCTGGAAGCTATATTATTACATTGCCCGATGCTATTCACAACCCGGTCAAACAAATTCCTGTTGATATTATTATAAGCGATAGTAACTGTAAAAAAAACATTTTGGTACTACCTGGATGGAATTTCAGCCGAAAACGCTGGATAGAGGAAACATCACTGCGTAGTGAAGCTTCCAAAAGGGGCTACAATCTTATTCTTCCTGAGATGGCGGTGACTATCTACGAATCAAACTACTACCCTGAAACAAAGAGAAAATGGGCACAAACCCCTGGTTCGCGCTGGATAAAAGAAATCCTCGTACCTACACTGCAAAAGCGCGGTTTACTTTTAGAATACCAGTTCAATGCAGTTATGGGACTTTCTACCGGTGGCAGGGGCGCTGTTTTAACTGCACTCTATAACAAAGGAATATTTAAGGCTGCTGCCTCGCTTTCTGGAGATTTTGATCAAACACGGATGCCAAATGATAAACTAATGGCTGCTGTGTATGGCCCCTATGAAAAATTTAAAGTTCGATGGCAAACTGCCGACAACCCTTACTATATGATAGACCAGTGGGAAATACCACTGTATTTAGGTCACGGCACAAAGGATGGAATTGTTCCTTTTGAACAAACAAAAATCTTTTATGAAACATTGAAAAAATCTAAGCCAGAGTGTACTATAATTTTCAATCAACCAGCAAACGGACATGATTTTATCTACTGGAACAGCGAAGTAGTGCCCGTACTTGAATTTTTTGATGATATTTATAAAAAGGAAAAGTAA
- a CDS encoding STAS domain-containing protein produces the protein MKIEQRINYGYVIYDITGDITYENFTEIEDAIKNSLPDNFKNIVLNIERVPYINSSALGWLVKLMKEITIKGYQFFLMNVNQEIMGLLKLTNTLPYFKIIPNEQVLIEKEKKKELDKILGEVNQEG, from the coding sequence ATGAAAATTGAGCAACGTATAAATTATGGATACGTGATATATGATATAACAGGTGATATAACCTACGAAAATTTTACAGAAATTGAAGATGCAATAAAGAATAGCCTACCTGATAATTTTAAAAACATTGTCCTCAATATAGAACGTGTACCATACATTAATAGTTCGGCATTGGGTTGGCTTGTCAAGCTTATGAAGGAAATAACAATAAAAGGGTATCAGTTTTTTCTTATGAATGTGAATCAGGAAATTATGGGTCTTCTTAAGCTCACCAATACCTTGCCCTATTTTAAAATTATCCCCAATGAACAGGTGCTTATAGAAAAAGAAAAAAAGAAGGAACTAGATAAGATATTGGGGGAAGTCAACCAGGAAGGGTAA
- a CDS encoding 4Fe-4S binding protein, giving the protein MFRYGPSKFFVKLAVAISWPLMILGKRLSWYPIVKHIINPFFKYPHNEVTAIPINVAIAPAKSVTLPVQVLSEVVAKVNHIFILDECICRGLLHCDNHPPTIGCMALGEAALKIHPSHGHRATASEAIAHIHKAAEAGLVANVAHVWIDPVAFWSVPFRKLMFICFCDDCCCLYRTHMKKRGKNLNQAYKKLPGVHVSVNHTLCNGCGECAAQCFVAAIQMLDAIPVIGEDCKGCGRCAQICPKQAMDIHFEDKDILVANLVERINKVADIGLGK; this is encoded by the coding sequence ATGTTCAGATACGGACCATCAAAATTCTTTGTAAAACTGGCGGTGGCTATTTCCTGGCCGCTTATGATTTTGGGCAAGCGCTTGAGCTGGTACCCAATTGTAAAGCATATCATAAATCCTTTTTTTAAATATCCACACAATGAGGTAACAGCAATTCCTATTAATGTGGCGATAGCTCCTGCTAAAAGTGTCACGCTGCCTGTGCAGGTGTTAAGTGAGGTGGTTGCAAAAGTTAACCACATCTTTATATTAGATGAATGTATATGCAGAGGACTTTTACACTGTGACAATCATCCGCCCACAATTGGCTGTATGGCCTTAGGTGAGGCTGCCTTGAAGATACATCCATCGCATGGGCACAGAGCAACAGCAAGTGAAGCAATAGCTCATATACACAAAGCAGCAGAGGCAGGGCTTGTTGCAAATGTGGCGCATGTGTGGATTGATCCAGTAGCGTTTTGGTCGGTGCCGTTTCGTAAGCTTATGTTTATATGCTTCTGTGATGATTGCTGCTGCCTGTACCGCACGCACATGAAAAAGCGAGGCAAAAACTTAAACCAGGCATATAAAAAATTGCCTGGTGTGCATGTCAGTGTTAATCACACTTTATGTAATGGCTGTGGTGAATGTGCCGCACAATGTTTTGTTGCAGCAATACAGATGCTGGATGCAATACCGGTGATAGGAGAAGATTGCAAAGGGTGCGGGAGGTGCGCGCAAATTTGCCCCAAGCAGGCAATGGATATTCATTTTGAAGATAAAGATATACTAGTTGCTAATTTAGTTGAAAGAATAAATAAAGTGGCTGACATTGGATTGGGGAAGTAA
- a CDS encoding ATP-binding protein produces the protein MWIERKIESIIIQAFEQFPALLITGLRQVGKTSLLRKMFPNASYITLDLPANQYAAATNTIEFIQKFTPPLIIDEIQYVPQLFGGLKVCIDKNRKNGQYLLTGSQNFSIMQGVSESLAGRCAILSLYPLSFFETSDQLTISQDEFIFLGGYPELYVSNKNYNLWYSSYVATYLERDVRNVLNVADLRQFNLFLRSCALRISNILSYTDMARDIGISVNTAKKWLSVITTLGAVYLVEPYFTNRGKRIIKSPKIYFTDTGLAAFLCGFENAHQLQNSSMAGYFFENYISNEILKHYSFYGKRPNLYYWRDVHGKEVDFILEQASGNIIALECKITENPTLKDCRNIFALMDYYGKSRVTKSYIVCNTPTPYLIDENIWAINIKELINELFSKR, from the coding sequence ATGTGGATTGAAAGAAAAATAGAATCAATTATCATACAGGCTTTTGAACAATTCCCAGCATTACTTATTACAGGACTTAGACAGGTAGGAAAAACATCCCTTCTTAGAAAAATGTTTCCAAATGCTTCGTATATTACACTTGATTTACCTGCAAACCAGTATGCCGCTGCTACAAATACAATTGAATTTATCCAAAAGTTTACACCCCCCCTTATAATAGATGAAATTCAATATGTTCCCCAACTCTTTGGTGGTTTAAAAGTTTGTATTGATAAAAATAGGAAAAACGGACAATACCTATTAACTGGTTCGCAAAATTTCTCAATTATGCAGGGTGTTTCTGAAAGTCTTGCAGGCAGATGTGCAATTTTGAGCCTCTATCCTCTTTCATTTTTTGAGACCAGCGATCAGCTTACTATCTCACAAGATGAATTTATTTTTTTAGGTGGCTATCCTGAATTATACGTATCCAATAAAAATTATAATCTTTGGTATTCATCATACGTTGCAACATATTTAGAAAGAGATGTACGTAATGTACTCAATGTGGCCGATTTACGCCAATTCAATCTTTTCCTGCGCTCATGTGCATTAAGAATATCAAATATACTTTCATACACTGATATGGCACGTGATATTGGCATTTCGGTTAATACTGCAAAGAAGTGGTTATCGGTAATAACTACATTAGGTGCAGTATATTTAGTTGAACCGTATTTTACCAATAGAGGTAAAAGGATAATAAAATCACCAAAAATCTATTTTACCGATACAGGATTAGCAGCTTTTTTATGTGGATTTGAAAACGCTCATCAACTACAAAATTCTTCAATGGCAGGATATTTTTTTGAAAATTACATTTCAAACGAAATACTAAAACACTATTCTTTTTACGGGAAGCGTCCTAACCTCTATTACTGGCGCGATGTCCATGGCAAGGAGGTGGATTTTATTCTTGAACAAGCATCAGGGAATATTATTGCTCTTGAATGCAAAATAACTGAAAATCCAACTTTAAAAGATTGCAGAAATATTTTTGCGCTTATGGATTATTATGGCAAAAGCAGGGTAACCAAATCATATATTGTGTGTAATACACCAACACCATATCTCATCGATGAAAATATTTGGGCTATCAACATAAAAGAACTAATTAATGAACTTTTTTCAAAACGATAA
- a CDS encoding proline--tRNA ligase, with protein MRMSRYLIPTLKEDPADAVITSHKLMIRAGLIRKESAGMYIYLPLGLRVLQKIIDIIREEMNKAGALEFLMPELTNADLWKESGRWHTMGPEMIRIKDRNGLEYALAPTHEEAFTNAIRMIVTSYRDLPVNAYQINTKFRDEIRPRFGVMRSKEFIMKDAYSFDIDEAGLERSYQIMRQTYRTIFKRCGLETIPVEADTGSMGGSDSEEFMVASEVGEEILLLCDACGYKSNQERATCQYELSPQKENLETLQVVDTPNVRTIDELVQFFGCSAHKFLKSLIYVADGIPVMAVVPGDREINEVKLKNVLGALELELAPDSVVEEVTGAPVGFAGPILVKGKQVRIIFDKQVKDIANAITGANEKDKHYQGVNPGRDFAITEEADITLVIAGDKCPHCGYPLKEKKGIEVGHIFKLGYKYTKSMNVTVLDQNGKAITPIMGCYGIGVNRTMAAVIEQHHDERGIIWPMSIAPFHVHLVSLAKNEAEEKAADQVYELLVSSGLEVLYDDRKASPGFKFGDADLIGIPIRLTLGKVFFGDSSSIEIKLRNQDDREIISKDNIVPYCKKLIADQLQKLYS; from the coding sequence ATGAGAATGTCGCGCTACCTTATCCCCACTCTGAAGGAAGACCCTGCAGATGCTGTGATAACCAGCCATAAACTCATGATCCGTGCAGGACTTATCCGTAAAGAATCTGCTGGCATGTATATCTATCTCCCTTTGGGATTGAGGGTGTTGCAAAAAATAATAGATATTATCCGTGAAGAAATGAATAAGGCTGGTGCGTTAGAGTTTTTAATGCCAGAGCTTACCAATGCTGATTTATGGAAGGAGTCGGGTCGCTGGCACACCATGGGACCTGAGATGATCCGTATAAAGGATCGTAACGGACTGGAATATGCCCTAGCACCAACTCACGAAGAGGCATTCACAAATGCTATCCGTATGATTGTCACATCATACAGAGATCTGCCTGTGAATGCATATCAAATTAACACAAAATTCCGTGATGAAATCAGACCACGTTTTGGAGTCATGCGCAGCAAAGAATTCATAATGAAAGATGCGTATTCATTTGATATTGATGAAGCAGGGCTTGAGCGTTCATACCAGATTATGCGGCAAACGTACCGCACTATCTTTAAACGATGTGGATTGGAGACAATTCCGGTAGAAGCTGATACTGGTTCAATGGGCGGTAGTGATTCTGAAGAATTTATGGTTGCATCTGAGGTTGGTGAAGAGATTCTGCTTTTGTGTGATGCTTGTGGCTATAAGTCCAATCAGGAGAGGGCCACCTGTCAATATGAGCTATCGCCCCAAAAAGAAAATCTTGAAACCCTTCAAGTTGTAGATACTCCTAATGTACGAACAATTGATGAACTGGTGCAATTTTTTGGATGTAGTGCACATAAATTTTTGAAAAGCCTGATTTATGTTGCTGACGGTATACCGGTAATGGCAGTGGTGCCAGGTGATCGCGAAATCAACGAAGTGAAACTTAAAAATGTGCTGGGTGCCCTTGAATTGGAGCTTGCACCTGACAGCGTTGTGGAAGAGGTGACGGGAGCGCCCGTTGGCTTTGCAGGGCCAATATTAGTCAAAGGCAAACAGGTGCGCATTATCTTTGATAAGCAGGTGAAGGATATTGCCAATGCCATTACCGGAGCAAACGAAAAAGACAAGCATTATCAAGGAGTCAATCCTGGCAGAGATTTTGCTATTACGGAAGAGGCTGACATTACACTTGTCATTGCTGGGGACAAGTGCCCTCACTGCGGATATCCTCTCAAAGAAAAAAAGGGTATTGAAGTTGGACATATTTTTAAATTGGGCTATAAATACACAAAGTCAATGAATGTGACAGTCTTAGACCAAAACGGTAAAGCTATAACACCCATTATGGGCTGTTACGGAATTGGTGTCAACCGCACCATGGCAGCAGTTATTGAACAGCACCATGATGAGCGTGGCATTATATGGCCAATGAGTATTGCACCTTTTCACGTGCATCTGGTCAGCCTTGCTAAAAATGAAGCCGAAGAAAAAGCAGCAGACCAGGTGTATGAATTGTTAGTATCAAGTGGCCTAGAAGTGCTTTACGATGATCGCAAAGCAAGCCCCGGTTTTAAGTTTGGTGATGCTGATTTAATTGGCATCCCAATCCGCTTAACATTGGGTAAAGTATTTTTTGGCGATAGCTCATCAATAGAAATCAAACTTCGCAACCAAGATGATAGGGAAATAATCTCTAAGGACAATATTGTACCGTATTGTAAAAAGCTTATTGCCGACCAGTTACAAAAGCTTTATTCATAG
- the mnmA gene encoding tRNA 2-thiouridine(34) synthase MnmA, with product MKIAVAMSGGVDSSTAAALLVKKGHQVIGLTAKILLCAEMDGCQPRYDVCCSPESIHDAAKVAKHLHIPHYIVNVEDEFSQRVIEPFCREYIKGRTPSPCINCNTYIKFPKLLEIAKELGCDVLATGHYASLHKNSRFYITRGVDSDKDQSYFLFNLSQDILSQLILPLGSYTKHEIRKMAQEMKLPTAHRPESQEVCFVQDNDYPRFIEQRLGYTPLKGDIVTIDGRVIGTHNGIHRYTIGQRRGLGIAWEHPLYVVAIDAVNNRIIVGNKAQLLAKGLVATQINFMKVTFANNTPVWIKTRSTQKPFKALATYENNALTVTFESPQASITPGQAVVCYDDTGAICFGGWIERGL from the coding sequence ATGAAAATAGCAGTTGCCATGAGTGGCGGCGTTGATTCTTCCACAGCCGCTGCATTACTAGTTAAAAAAGGGCATCAGGTTATTGGTCTTACAGCTAAAATTTTACTGTGTGCTGAGATGGATGGGTGCCAGCCACGCTATGATGTGTGCTGCAGCCCTGAAAGCATTCATGATGCCGCAAAAGTGGCAAAACATTTACATATACCACACTACATTGTGAATGTTGAAGACGAATTTTCACAACGCGTTATTGAGCCATTTTGCCGGGAATACATCAAAGGCCGCACACCAAGCCCATGTATCAACTGTAATACTTATATTAAATTTCCAAAGCTTTTAGAAATTGCAAAGGAACTTGGATGTGATGTATTAGCAACTGGGCATTATGCTTCTTTGCACAAAAATAGCAGGTTCTACATCACACGGGGTGTTGACAGTGATAAGGACCAATCATACTTTTTGTTTAATCTTTCACAGGATATTCTATCACAGCTCATTCTTCCATTAGGCAGTTATACCAAACACGAAATTAGAAAAATGGCACAAGAGATGAAGCTTCCAACAGCACACCGCCCTGAAAGCCAGGAAGTATGCTTTGTGCAAGATAATGACTATCCACGTTTTATTGAACAACGTTTGGGGTATACCCCTCTAAAAGGAGATATCGTGACAATTGACGGCAGAGTCATTGGCACACATAATGGCATTCACCGCTATACAATTGGCCAACGCCGAGGGCTTGGCATTGCATGGGAACACCCTTTATATGTTGTAGCTATTGATGCAGTAAACAATCGCATAATTGTAGGGAACAAAGCCCAGCTATTGGCAAAAGGGCTTGTTGCTACACAGATAAACTTTATGAAAGTAACATTTGCCAATAATACTCCTGTATGGATTAAAACCCGTTCCACTCAAAAACCTTTCAAAGCATTGGCCACGTATGAAAATAATGCACTTACTGTAACTTTTGAATCACCACAGGCAAGCATAACACCGGGGCAGGCAGTTGTTTGCTATGATGATACCGGTGCAATTTGTTTTGGTGGATGGATTGAGAGAGGTCTATAA
- the larA gene encoding nickel-dependent lactate racemase gives MKIDLPWGASQIQVDLPDTWEVIIPQLKRYELSHKNKKEKDIVADALSRPVAAKALSKHSLKNKKVVIVVDDNTRPTPAYKFFDIVLEGLKKAGCNTKNNAIVIPALGIHTPMKQEEMEEKIGKKNLSQVQWENHNAFDKSKNAYVGTTSRGVEVYLNHHIKDADFVILIGLVEPHLWAGFGGGLKNILPGVAYAETIGHHHSIIAEPPYRFNRVAVDAEHNSFRLDLEETLNMIKAEIFCINVVLDSKKDIIACFAGHPIACHREAVAFTKTICGLPLQKLVDGVITNSAPMDINFKQSMKCVGNTLPALKPKGIVMGFLRAQRGLDDIPLPQKSTPLWLTRAILRTLGPARVLGFLEKVKPGLDVEQKFLTYYSMQLIRAHNLYFYVPSLSDAEVKALGFFERFNHPQEVIERGIQHLGKKATVAVFKEGGSTFPLLTSK, from the coding sequence ATGAAAATAGATTTACCATGGGGTGCTTCACAGATACAGGTTGATCTTCCTGATACATGGGAGGTTATAATTCCACAGCTAAAACGCTACGAGCTATCGCACAAAAACAAAAAAGAAAAAGATATTGTTGCCGATGCACTGTCAAGACCTGTTGCTGCAAAAGCGCTGTCCAAACACTCTTTGAAAAATAAAAAGGTAGTCATTGTAGTGGATGATAACACGCGGCCAACGCCAGCATATAAATTTTTTGATATTGTCCTTGAAGGTTTAAAAAAAGCAGGATGCAATACAAAGAACAACGCAATCGTTATTCCAGCACTTGGTATTCACACGCCAATGAAACAGGAAGAAATGGAAGAAAAAATTGGCAAAAAAAATCTAAGCCAAGTGCAATGGGAAAATCACAATGCATTTGACAAAAGCAAAAATGCATACGTTGGCACAACTTCACGTGGTGTCGAAGTATACCTTAATCACCACATTAAAGATGCTGATTTTGTTATACTTATTGGGCTTGTAGAACCACATCTGTGGGCTGGATTTGGCGGGGGATTAAAGAATATACTTCCGGGAGTTGCATACGCTGAAACTATCGGACACCATCACTCAATCATTGCCGAACCACCGTATAGGTTCAATAGGGTTGCTGTTGATGCTGAACATAACTCATTCAGGCTTGATTTAGAAGAAACACTGAATATGATTAAGGCAGAAATATTCTGTATTAATGTGGTACTGGATAGCAAAAAGGATATAATTGCTTGCTTTGCAGGGCATCCAATTGCGTGTCACCGGGAAGCTGTTGCATTTACCAAAACAATATGTGGCCTGCCACTGCAAAAGCTGGTAGATGGTGTCATAACAAATTCTGCACCTATGGATATTAACTTTAAACAGAGTATGAAATGTGTGGGAAATACCTTGCCCGCATTAAAACCCAAAGGCATTGTAATGGGATTTTTACGCGCTCAGCGTGGCCTTGATGACATACCACTGCCCCAAAAATCTACACCGCTGTGGCTCACACGAGCCATCCTGAGAACACTTGGTCCTGCACGTGTGCTTGGATTTTTAGAAAAAGTTAAACCTGGCCTGGATGTAGAGCAAAAATTTTTGACATACTACTCAATGCAGCTCATCCGTGCCCATAACCTGTATTTTTATGTGCCATCACTTTCTGATGCTGAAGTGAAAGCGTTAGGATTCTTTGAGCGCTTCAATCATCCTCAGGAAGTTATTGAAAGAGGTATACAGCACCTTGGGAAAAAAGCCACCGTTGCGGTGTTCAAAGAAGGTGGATCAACGTTCCCATTGCTTACATCAAAGTAA
- a CDS encoding aminopeptidase produces MTEEKKSPNQTLQEKLSVKKDSAWILLKDKTEAIYGFGEEYKSFIGKNKTERLCIRSMIEMLEKAGFSSISALHELKQDNAVYKNIKGKSLIACRIGSDPTTLRIIGAHVDSPRLDLKPYPLYEDAEVALLKSHYYGGIKKYQWVNIPLAIHGVAFTKEGKTVEIHIGENSDEPRFIIPDLLPHLAKDQMKKTGETIIEGEELNIIFAHIPIDDKDIKEKIKFNVLKYLNSTYGLVEEDFIAADIELVPALQPVDIGIDRGLIAAYGQDDRACAYTALRALLDVHRSKETIILYLADREEIGSMGDTGAESFVFVNFMREYIRKTGITATWDELLESAVSISADVTGALDPTFKSVNDPNNVSYLGHGVSIEKYGGRGGKYSTSEAHAEYMHYLRNLATKHGIPWQTGEQGKIDVGGGGTIAMFMSRYGMDCVDVGPCMLGMHSPFEVTSKVDIYCTYLFYKAFFEDSRN; encoded by the coding sequence ATGACAGAGGAAAAAAAGTCGCCCAATCAAACGTTACAGGAAAAATTAAGCGTAAAAAAAGATAGTGCCTGGATACTATTAAAGGATAAAACAGAAGCCATTTATGGGTTTGGTGAGGAATATAAGTCATTTATTGGCAAAAATAAGACCGAACGCCTCTGCATTCGCAGCATGATTGAGATGCTTGAAAAAGCAGGTTTTTCATCGATTAGTGCACTTCATGAGTTAAAGCAGGACAACGCTGTATATAAAAATATTAAAGGTAAAAGCCTCATTGCTTGCAGAATTGGCTCTGACCCCACTACACTACGCATAATTGGTGCACATGTGGATTCTCCTCGTTTGGATTTAAAACCATATCCTCTCTATGAAGATGCAGAAGTAGCGCTATTAAAATCACATTACTATGGAGGAATAAAGAAATATCAGTGGGTTAATATCCCGTTAGCAATTCATGGTGTGGCATTTACAAAAGAAGGAAAAACGGTAGAAATCCATATTGGTGAAAATTCCGACGAACCGCGTTTTATTATTCCTGATTTGTTGCCACATCTGGCAAAAGACCAGATGAAAAAGACAGGTGAAACTATCATTGAAGGCGAAGAACTTAATATTATTTTTGCCCACATACCAATTGATGACAAGGATATTAAAGAAAAAATAAAATTTAATGTACTGAAGTATCTTAATTCCACTTATGGTCTGGTGGAAGAGGATTTCATTGCTGCTGATATTGAACTTGTACCTGCTTTGCAGCCAGTGGATATAGGGATTGATCGTGGACTAATTGCTGCATATGGCCAGGATGACAGGGCTTGTGCTTATACAGCACTTAGAGCATTGCTTGATGTACACAGGAGCAAAGAGACAATTATACTGTATCTGGCTGACCGTGAAGAAATAGGTTCAATGGGTGATACCGGTGCAGAAAGCTTTGTATTTGTTAACTTTATGCGGGAATATATTCGTAAAACAGGTATTACAGCAACATGGGATGAACTTTTAGAGAGCGCAGTATCAATATCTGCTGATGTAACAGGTGCACTTGATCCAACATTTAAAAGTGTCAATGACCCTAATAATGTTTCCTATTTAGGTCATGGGGTTAGTATTGAAAAATATGGCGGACGTGGTGGTAAATATTCAACCAGCGAAGCTCACGCTGAGTATATGCATTATTTAAGAAACCTGGCAACAAAACATGGCATCCCATGGCAAACTGGTGAACAGGGCAAAATTGATGTAGGTGGTGGTGGCACCATAGCCATGTTTATGAGCCGCTATGGCATGGATTGTGTTGATGTTGGTCCCTGCATGCTTGGAATGCACTCACCATTTGAAGTAACATCTAAAGTTGATATTTACTGTACGTATTTATTTTATAAGGCTTTTTTTGAAGATTCTAGGAATTAA
- a CDS encoding 4Fe-4S binding protein, whose protein sequence is MSKRPGWWLYILAKIWPITWLSAQATQSKIIGPIIAKTLVPFFSKKNLNITYLPINITIAPQSTPVPLLIVEEIIRRSAHRAIIKRCTCRDAKGCSQHPIEYGCLLMGQGAQEIDPRIASHVSVEEAIDHLHKCVAEGLIPMVGRVKIDNLIWGVKDTGRLLTMCFCCRCCCTILNSGKYLPQEAASSIVRLKGVELRVDLDSCTGCGTCVDECFMDAIRIVDGKAFHNDAICKGCGRCAQVCPQQATTITVADIDAAIEEMSARIKQYVQYE, encoded by the coding sequence ATGTCAAAGCGCCCCGGCTGGTGGCTATATATTCTAGCAAAGATATGGCCCATAACATGGCTAAGTGCCCAGGCAACTCAGAGCAAAATCATTGGACCAATAATAGCTAAAACGCTTGTGCCTTTTTTTAGCAAAAAAAATCTTAATATCACCTATTTGCCAATCAACATAACTATCGCACCGCAAAGCACACCTGTTCCTTTACTCATTGTGGAAGAAATAATACGGCGTTCTGCACATCGTGCCATCATAAAGCGCTGTACATGCAGAGATGCTAAAGGATGTAGCCAGCATCCTATTGAGTATGGGTGTTTACTCATGGGGCAGGGTGCGCAGGAAATTGACCCACGTATAGCTTCCCATGTAAGTGTAGAAGAAGCGATAGATCATCTTCATAAATGTGTTGCTGAAGGTCTTATCCCAATGGTGGGAAGAGTAAAAATTGACAACTTAATATGGGGAGTAAAGGATACTGGAAGGCTTTTAACCATGTGCTTTTGCTGCCGTTGCTGCTGCACTATACTTAACTCAGGTAAATATTTGCCGCAGGAAGCTGCCAGTTCTATTGTACGGCTAAAAGGTGTGGAGCTTAGAGTAGATCTTGATTCATGTACAGGGTGTGGCACCTGCGTTGATGAATGTTTTATGGATGCAATACGTATAGTTGATGGGAAAGCTTTTCATAACGATGCAATCTGCAAAGGTTGTGGGAGGTGCGCACAGGTGTGCCCGCAACAGGCAACAACAATAACAGTGGCTGATATTGATGCAGCCATTGAAGAAATGAGTGCACGTATCAAACAATATGTGCAGTATGAATGA
- a CDS encoding YlbF family regulator has translation MNNIEDIKQKAADLAQSIAEHPVAIRYFSLLQQMNEDKEALQLLSRLVEHGKKLNEKMETGDINIETDPTSIELREALINKPLVKEFVTAQNEYLTLIKEIMEILHNRLNP, from the coding sequence ATGAACAATATTGAAGATATTAAACAAAAAGCAGCAGACCTTGCCCAAAGCATTGCAGAGCATCCAGTTGCAATACGCTATTTTTCATTATTACAACAGATGAACGAAGATAAAGAGGCTTTACAGTTACTATCGCGCCTGGTAGAACATGGGAAAAAGCTCAATGAAAAAATGGAAACAGGTGATATCAACATTGAAACTGATCCCACTTCTATTGAACTACGTGAAGCTCTGATCAATAAGCCACTGGTAAAAGAGTTTGTTACTGCCCAGAATGAATATTTGACGCTTATCAAAGAGATAATGGAGATTTTGCACAATCGTCTTAATCCGTAA